One window from the genome of Pandoraea fibrosis encodes:
- a CDS encoding sce7725 family protein, protein MSEQHWFFNVFGVSSAITKKSGVNVYYPFLYARQSELLAVRDVAALLSDDGTTIPIIEPINHKADSLRLTVEATTHVNQPVYVVVNPEKGRFKEEDGQSKAWAGEISRLIEMHEIVRPTFVAGGSTTITSLRAFLKTWNASKIGIVLRNSAISPAEIATLVDGVASDCLYFLLGEMPSSCDLKILSEERCVPVGENFRTQARNAFYAGIEPFTDMHKRYRTLGFAGFGDFTTLSGSYREMGAIPRAIAIHLTFANRVTHEIFVEHFVSNIDDSENSNLTEKMRQAIDRVAEGGRRLQNSIAQTAAYDKYLAASAAKSAVSLATNKRWSISHHLDFISGFMAGRYI, encoded by the coding sequence TTGTCGGAGCAGCATTGGTTTTTTAACGTGTTCGGTGTATCGTCGGCTATTACCAAGAAAAGTGGGGTTAACGTGTATTATCCGTTTTTGTATGCACGCCAAAGCGAGCTTCTGGCTGTTCGGGACGTGGCGGCACTTTTATCCGACGATGGGACTACCATTCCGATAATTGAGCCGATAAACCATAAGGCTGACAGCTTGCGGTTAACGGTTGAGGCAACAACGCACGTGAATCAGCCAGTCTATGTTGTGGTTAACCCTGAAAAGGGGAGATTCAAGGAGGAAGATGGACAAAGCAAGGCATGGGCCGGAGAAATATCACGCCTAATCGAAATGCACGAAATCGTCCGGCCGACGTTTGTCGCCGGGGGCAGTACGACTATCACAAGTCTGCGCGCATTCCTGAAAACATGGAATGCATCAAAGATTGGGATCGTGCTACGAAATTCGGCGATCTCCCCCGCTGAAATCGCAACATTGGTAGATGGGGTGGCATCGGATTGCCTGTATTTTCTTTTGGGTGAAATGCCTTCCAGTTGCGATCTAAAAATTCTATCTGAAGAACGTTGCGTTCCTGTTGGTGAGAATTTTCGAACCCAAGCGAGGAATGCCTTTTATGCGGGCATTGAGCCATTCACTGACATGCATAAGCGTTATCGCACCCTTGGATTTGCCGGATTTGGCGACTTTACGACGCTTTCTGGGAGTTATCGGGAAATGGGGGCAATTCCAAGAGCGATTGCTATTCATCTAACTTTTGCGAATCGCGTAACGCATGAGATTTTTGTTGAGCATTTTGTATCAAATATCGATGATTCGGAAAATAGCAATTTGACAGAAAAAATGCGTCAGGCAATCGATCGAGTCGCCGAAGGGGGGCGGAGACTCCAAAATTCAATTGCGCAGACTGCCGCTTATGATAAATACCTAGCGGCTAGTGCGGCTAAATCTGCTGTCTCGTTAGCAACAAATAAACGTTGGAGCATATCTCACC